A portion of the Gossypium arboreum isolate Shixiya-1 chromosome 8, ASM2569848v2, whole genome shotgun sequence genome contains these proteins:
- the LOC128296645 gene encoding uncharacterized protein LOC128296645, whose translation MDDLDCTPEQKLKGAVSLLLDEAYQWWLTVKEGTLPDRLTWKVFKTTFQGKYVGASYVHARRREFLNLIQGDKSMAEYEAEFLRLSHYAHGIREPDFAVLVEKAKIAKDVKRIECQNREKDRARNKSVWEPSSSVLRPKKQARVDGPIRIRAPIVATGLQPYTDYKRCHQGKCWRRVRACFRCGSLEHHIKDCPRRPEQMQATSLGNVQPPRGVQQPLRGRVQTRGGNGMDRGQRAPGGGASHTEVR comes from the exons ATGGATGACCTTGACTGCACCCCtgagcagaaactaaaaggtgcgGTGTCATTGCTACTTGAtgaagcttatcagtggtggcttacagttaaagagggtacTCTGCCCGACCGATTGACCTGGAAAGTTTTCAAGACTACCTTCCAAGGAAAATATGTGGGCGCTAGTTATGTGCATGCCCGGAGGAGGGAGTTTCTGAATTTGATTCAGGGGGATAAATCTATGGCTGAATACGAGGCTGAATTTTTACGACTTAGCCATTATGCGCATGGGATA AGGGAGCCAGATTTTGCTGTATTAGTGGAAAAGGCGAAGATTGCCAAAGATGTGAAGCGAATTGAGtgccagaatcgtgagaaggatagaGCTAGGAACAAGAGTGTTTGGGAGCCCTCAAGTTCAGTTTTGAGGCCTAAGAAacaggccagagttgatgggccgaTCAGAATTAGGGCCCCTATTGTTGCTACTGGACTGCAACCTTATACTGATTATAAGAGATGCCATCAGGGCAAGTGTTGGAGAAGGGTTAGGGCATGTTTTAGGTGTGGGTCTTTGGAGCACCATATCAAAGATTGTCCCCGGAGGCCTGAGCAGATGCAAGCTACTAGTTTGGGTAATGTACAGCCGCCGAGGGGTGTTCAGCAGCCACTAAGAGGCCGTGTTCAgaccagaggtggaaatggtatggacCGTGGTCAGAGAGCACCGGGGGGAGGTGCTAGTCATACTGAGGTGAGGTAG